The stretch of DNA TGGCATTTATTGCCAATTCTTTTTTTATTACAAGCAACTAGTAGTTGATTGCGATGTAGAGGCTACCGGCACCGAAGCGACGGTCAAAGCTTTCAAAGCCATCCCACAGGGCATCCCATGCGAGGCCGACTTCGAGCTGAATGGCGGAATTGCGGAAGAAGATGACGCCGAGTTCTGCACCGGTGGCAAGACCGATTGCAAAGCTTTCATTTCCTTCGTCATAATGCTCATCGAACTGGACGCCAAGACCCACGCCTGCGCCCAAGAACGGAGTGACGGTTCCTGTGCTCGGGAAGAAACGGCCACCAATCAAGAATACCTCATGCAACTGCCAAGCGTCGCCGAAAGACATGTTCATGTTGTCCACGATGGTGATGGCGGCCTGCGGAATCACTTCGAAAATACGGGCGTAGTGGAATACGAAAGCCTGTTCCCAAGAACGTTTGACATGCAATCCCGTATAATGATGTTCGTAGTTGTGCCACATGGCGGCACCCAAACCATAGCTCACGTAGTTGCGGGTGGGGCGCTTGTGGGCAAAGTTGTCGTTCGGGTCGCCGTCGTTACGGTCGGCAGGCACGAGCACGATGACTTCGGGTTCCGAGCGGCTTGCCGTAGAGGCGTAATTGTCTTCGGCAGGAGCAGCAGGAGCGGCACTTACGTTATCGTCTTCAACGTTGGCAAGCGCACTCTTGACAGCCCCTTCAATGGCCACGTCGAGGTCGTCTACAGAGCCGGCCTTCTGTTTGCCGCTACCGACAACGGTACCGTCTTTGACCTGTTCGCAAACCACCACGAAGGTAGAGCCCATGGTCATCACGTTAGTGCGCAGCTGAATTTCGGCGCTGCCATCGACCGGGGTGTTGCCCGTCTGGCTCACGGAGGCGCGCACAATGGACTGCACCATGTTCGGAGCGTCGGGCGCAAATTCAGCACCTTCGGGGGCAAGGACTTGAACGTTTGCGGCAAGCGAGAACGCTGCCAGAGAAAGGATAGCGGAGAAAATCTTTTTCATGCCATAAAGATAATAAAAGAATTGCTAAATTCAAGCTAAGACGAATCATTAATCATTATCTACAAGTCTATGAATAAAGCCGCTATTATCGTTGCCGTTTCGATGCTTTTGAGCCGCGTGCTCGGAATTTTCCGCGAAATGCTTTTGGCGCATGCCGCGGGCGTGTCGCTCGAAAAGAACGCGCTTGACCTTGCCTTCATGATTCCGGATATTTTGAATCACGTGGTGAGCACCGGATTTTTGTCTATCATCTTTATCCCGATTTTTACGGGCTACAAGGTGGCCGGCGACGAGAAGGGCGGTTGGAAGTTCTTTAGCAATGTGCTGAATACTTTCGGAATTGCACTCTTGATTTTGGTGGTGCCCGCGTTTATTTGGATGAAGGAGCTTTTGCAGCTCTTGACGGTCGAGGGTGCCACGCCGGAACTTATCGAGCGCGCCGCTTACTATGGCCGCATTATTTTGCCGGGACAGGTTTTCATTTTTGTCGGAAGTATTTTGGTCGCGGTGCAGCATACCCGCAAGCAGTTCTTGATTCCGTCGCTGACGGGCCTGATTTACAACGTGGCGATTGTGGGCGGCGGCGCTTTGGGAATCGCGCTCGAGAAGTTCACCGGCACGGAATACGGCCTGGAAGGTTTTGCTTGGGGCGTGCCGGTTGGCGCCTTTATTGGATTCTTTGCTTTGCAGATTTTTGGCGCCCGGCGTGGCGGCGTGCATTACGAGCTCTTGGTGCAGCCGACTCACCCCGATATCGTTCGCTACTTCAAGATGATGCTCCCGATGTCGCTTGGTGTGGGATCCATGTTCGGTCTTGAATTTATTATCAGAAGCTTTGGCGCGAACTTTGGCACGGGCGGTATTTCGAGCTTGAATTACGCTTACCGCGTGATGTACACGCTGGTGGCCGTCTTTGGATTTTCTGTTTCTGTCACGAGCTACCCGGACATGGCCCGCCTTGTTAAAGAAGGCGATTTCGGTCAGCTGAATCGCAAGATTTGGAAGAGCCTTTCCCGCATGTTCTGCATCTTGATTCCGGCGGTGGTTGCCGTGTGGGCGCTCAGCTTCCCCGCGGTGCGAATCCTGTTTGAACGCGGTGCCTTCCAGCGCGAAACGACCGAGGCGATTTCTGAAATTCTGCGCTGGTATTTGCCGGTGAGCCTCGGTCTTTGCCTGCAGGCGGTTTTGGTTCGCAGTTTTTATGCCTGCGAACGTATGTGGGTGCCGACGCTTTTGAATACGGGCATTTTTGCCGCGACGATTCCCGCCTACATTCTGCTGGGCGCGCCCGAGGTGGGACTCGGCATCAAGAGCGTGCCGATTATCGGCGCCACCGGTGCCTTGCTGCAAGTGATTTCGATGATCTTCATGTGGGCAAAAAAGAACGGCACCGACGGCATGAAAGAAGCTTTGCTGAATATGGCCCGCGCCCTGGTTGCCTTCGGCATCATGATTGCTGCCGCTGTCGGACTTGACCGCGTCTCGGGCGCATTCGTGCGCGAAGCAAACTTCGTCGTGCTCGTTGTATACGCCTGCGCTGCCGGCATTTTGCTCTTCACGCTCACGCTGATTATCCAGCGTTACCTCGGAAGCAAAGATGCCAAGGATATTCTCAACGAACTCCTCGGAAAAATAATGAGGAAGTTACATCTGGCGAGATAGGAGATGCCCGCCTGCGCGGGCATGACATTTAACAAAAAAAGTCCGTTGGAAAACCAACGGACTCTTTAATCAAGGAATAACGGTCTTACTTCAAGACAGCATTCTTGCCGCTGACAGAGCCATTATGTTCGATGGTCACCATGTAGCGGCCGCTCGGCACGTTTTCGGAATTCCACTTCAGGGAATTGAAACCGGCCTGGGCGTTTTCGCTCACAAGCTTTGCCACAACAACGCCGTCTGCGTTCATGATGGAGACAACAGCCTTGCCCGCCGACTTCAATTCAAAAGACACGGCAGCGCGGCTAATGCCCTTCAATTCAGCAGAAGAAGCCTTGCTCAGGTTTTGCGAAACTGTTTTCGGTGCAAATTCATCTGCACGATCCACATAGATGCCATTCAGAGACTTCTTGGCAACATTCTTTTCGGACTTGACCAAGGAACCGTTATCCAGAACGGCAACCAGCTGCTTGCTGTTTTCGGCAGCGCTTGCATAGGTTTCGATTTCCTGTGCATTGAGCTCGGCCTTGTTATTGTACCAAGCCGAAACCTTATCGCCTTCCAGGTCCTTCACGGTAATCTGGGTGCGGCGCAATGTTGCAGAATAGGTTTCGCCACCGCTGACAAACGTCACTTCAAGCGGCTTGTTCTTTAAACCACGGAGTTTTTCCTTAGAATAGTCAATGGTCTTGCCAGCCAGCATTTCGCCGTCAACAGCAATAATGACATCGCCTACCTGCAGCTTGGAATCTGCAGCGGGAGTACCCGGAATCACTTCAGCAATCTGAACGCCATCGCGGGTCTGATAAATGGTCACGCCAATACCACCGAAAGATTCGGAAGCAAGAAGCGGAGTTGCCGACACTGCTGCAACAAGAGCAAGCCCGGCCATTTTTGTTTTTAATGTTTTCATTTTAAATTCCTCTTATGATTTGTTCACGCCTACTTGTCGTAGCAAAACTGCTGTTCGTCAATCGTATGTGCTGCGAGGCAGTAGCCGTCAAAACAACCGACCCTATTCCATCTAGAAGAAGGTCCATAATAGTTATAGCCAGAAACCCAGGCAGATGCCATAGCGCCATACCATTTACTGGTATCCTGTTCAGAAACTACGTTGTAATGGTTTCCGCCCAAAACGCCAGCCGACATCTTCACAGTTTCAGACTTTTCACCAGAAAAGACGCGTACAGACAATTCCAACGAATCAGTGCCAATTTTGTCTTTTTCATCCAGAGCGCATCCAATGTAAATCCATCTCGGATAATCCTCGGACACCAGGCAAGAATCCATTGATTCCTTTGAAAAAGATATATCTTCTATGCTTTCGCTTTCCGAAGACAGTCGGCAGAGAACCCTGCTAGAAACTTCATTGCGTTCTACACAGACCTGTTTACCGCCTAAATAGAACTGTACGCTATCTACATCTGATGAGGTGATGAAATTCAATCTCAAAAAACGCTTCGAATCAAAGCACTCTGTTTCTTCTTCATAACAAGAAGTCATGACGAAAGTGATCAATACCAAAAGTAAATTGACGACTCGAAGCATTTTTTGTTCTCCTTATAACAGTTTCAAAATATAGTTAGAAATTCCCTTGTTAGCGACAACGGTATTCGTTTCGTTTTCGAAGGGCACCCACACGATCTTGGTCTGCTGATGAACAACGATGCTCTTAGCATACACAGCACCGTAGAAGTTCTTACCAGACTGGCCAATAATCACGTCTGCATTCGGTGCGATAATTGTACCAGCAAAGTCAGACTGGATATACACAGGTTCAGTACCGTAGTAGTACACTGCAATACGCTTGGCTGCATCAGCCATGTTTCCAACGAGCGTACCGTTCCACTGGAATTCGTTACCCACATGCATGATATAGCTGCCAGTAGTCGGTGCATACACCGTAGCGTTCTTGCGGAACTTCACCGAGCCAATGACCACCTGACCATTCGTGTTGAAACGGAGTTCAGAGCCGGAATTGAAGATGAAACTGGTATTACCCGTAAGACCGAAAATTCCAGAATAGACAGTCGTGCCGGCATCAATAACGCTCTGGCTAGTAATGGTCCAATCAGCATTATGAAGAACAGCGTTATCAAGAATGGGGCTAAATGCTGCAGTATAGGCATCTGCCTGCGTCGAATTTTCGACCACGGTTCCGGTAATGCGTACCGTACCGCTCTGGCGTACCACAGAACCAGCCGTTTCAATAGAGCCGTGAACATAAGACCTGTCGCGCAGAAGCACCGACTTTGCAGAATAGATATTACCTGCAGCAGCGTTAACGCCAAGTCTTACGCCATAGGAACCACTGTAATCCGTTCCGTAAGAGGCAATGGGGCAGAATACTGTTGTATCCAGCAAAGTCACGCAAGAAGATCTGTCGTTGAGCAACAAGTCTTCCTTAGCGAGCAAGGCAACACCGAGGTTCTTGCACTGCGGAGCCACATTACGAGGATACTTAGCCGCATCGAAGCGTTCGCAGTTACGGGCACCGGCAACATAAGCTTCTTCCTGGAAGTCGCAGAAGCCGTCGCCATCAGCATCAATCTTCAAAGCCGGATACAGTTCAGTCGTGTAGCCAGCAACTTCGCATGCCTTAGCATCGTACAATTCCTGGTAATCGCTAATGCCATCGCCATCCGTATCTTCGCTCACTGCGCTGGTACCAAAGCGAGTCGTTTCATCGAAGTCAACAATACCATCATTATCAGCATCAGTAAAGACTGTCGAACGTGCGCTACGACCCTTAGCATACAGAGGCGGAATGTAGTAACTGAAGAACAAATCTCCGCTAATGCTCGAACCTGCAATCTTGTCAATCAAGTGGGCAATACCGCTTCCGATAAGCTTCACAATGACATCCGTTCCCAAGAATGCAATGTTGCAATAGTATCTCCATTCGCTACCACCCATATTGTCCGTATTCAACAGGTGAATATAGACCTTACCATCCATCTTGATCTTATAGCCATTAATCACCATGGAATGGGCGCCTTCATTACCGGCGTTCAGCTGGGACACACCGATGATATTACCAGATTCAAGTGTTGCGATAAGGGTATGGAGCAACGGAGAGCCAACCGACCAACCGCTAACCGACGGAAGGATACCGGCACCGGCATAAGAATTCAAAAGCGATGTATAAGTAATCTGGTCCCACACGCCAAGGTCGAGAGCGAAATTCACGGCCTGCATGGTTTCAATAGGACCACCGCCGTCAACATTCGTCAACTTGCCGCGTACGGCATACATGATTTCGTCTTCAGAAACGCTACCGCCCTTGGCATGGTTAATCATCTGGGCCATGGTAAGCCAGCAACGGTTGGTCACTGCATAATTCTTCGAGCCGTTATAATCGCGCTTGGGGAACACCTTGTCC from uncultured Fibrobacter sp. encodes:
- a CDS encoding PDZ domain-containing protein, yielding MKTLKTKMAGLALVAAVSATPLLASESFGGIGVTIYQTRDGVQIAEVIPGTPAADSKLQVGDVIIAVDGEMLAGKTIDYSKEKLRGLKNKPLEVTFVSGGETYSATLRRTQITVKDLEGDKVSAWYNNKAELNAQEIETYASAAENSKQLVAVLDNGSLVKSEKNVAKKSLNGIYVDRADEFAPKTVSQNLSKASSAELKGISRAAVSFELKSAGKAVVSIMNADGVVVAKLVSENAQAGFNSLKWNSENVPSGRYMVTIEHNGSVSGKNAVLK
- the murJ gene encoding murein biosynthesis integral membrane protein MurJ translates to MNKAAIIVAVSMLLSRVLGIFREMLLAHAAGVSLEKNALDLAFMIPDILNHVVSTGFLSIIFIPIFTGYKVAGDEKGGWKFFSNVLNTFGIALLILVVPAFIWMKELLQLLTVEGATPELIERAAYYGRIILPGQVFIFVGSILVAVQHTRKQFLIPSLTGLIYNVAIVGGGALGIALEKFTGTEYGLEGFAWGVPVGAFIGFFALQIFGARRGGVHYELLVQPTHPDIVRYFKMMLPMSLGVGSMFGLEFIIRSFGANFGTGGISSLNYAYRVMYTLVAVFGFSVSVTSYPDMARLVKEGDFGQLNRKIWKSLSRMFCILIPAVVAVWALSFPAVRILFERGAFQRETTEAISEILRWYLPVSLGLCLQAVLVRSFYACERMWVPTLLNTGIFAATIPAYILLGAPEVGLGIKSVPIIGATGALLQVISMIFMWAKKNGTDGMKEALLNMARALVAFGIMIAAAVGLDRVSGAFVREANFVVLVVYACAAGILLFTLTLIIQRYLGSKDAKDILNELLGKIMRKLHLAR
- a CDS encoding acyloxyacyl hydrolase codes for the protein MKKIFSAILSLAAFSLAANVQVLAPEGAEFAPDAPNMVQSIVRASVSQTGNTPVDGSAEIQLRTNVMTMGSTFVVVCEQVKDGTVVGSGKQKAGSVDDLDVAIEGAVKSALANVEDDNVSAAPAAPAEDNYASTASRSEPEVIVLVPADRNDGDPNDNFAHKRPTRNYVSYGLGAAMWHNYEHHYTGLHVKRSWEQAFVFHYARIFEVIPQAAITIVDNMNMSFGDAWQLHEVFLIGGRFFPSTGTVTPFLGAGVGLGVQFDEHYDEGNESFAIGLATGAELGVIFFRNSAIQLEVGLAWDALWDGFESFDRRFGAGSLYIAINY